Proteins encoded by one window of Cellvibrio sp. KY-GH-1:
- the purD gene encoding phosphoribosylamine--glycine ligase yields the protein MNILIIGSGGREHALAWKAAQSAQVEKVFVAPGNAGTALEAKLENVAIDVLNFEALANFAEQNNVGLTIVGPEVPLVAGVVDYFQARKLLCFGPSKGAAQLEGSKAFTKDFLARHKIPTADYQNFIEVEPALAYLRENGAPIVIKADGLAAGKGVIVAETLQQAEDAVRDMLSGNAFGDAGCRVVIEEFLAGEEASFIVMVDGKNVLPMATSQDHKRVGDGDTGPNTGGMGAYSPAPVVTQSVHDRVMKEIIYPTVNGMAAEGNTYVGFLYAGLMIDASGAPKVIEYNCRFGDPETQPIMLRLQSDLVELCLAALKGDLDKTTADWDARASVGIVLAAGGYPDSYNKGDVISGLPTTEVAGEKVFHAGTAQKDGNTVTNGGRVLCATALGNSVSDAQQRAYKLAEKISWNGMFYRNDIAYRAIAREKN from the coding sequence CAGGCACCGCACTGGAAGCAAAATTGGAAAACGTTGCGATCGACGTTTTGAATTTTGAAGCCCTGGCAAATTTTGCTGAACAAAATAACGTTGGTTTAACCATCGTTGGCCCTGAAGTTCCGCTGGTCGCCGGTGTGGTGGATTATTTCCAAGCGCGTAAATTATTGTGCTTTGGCCCCAGCAAAGGTGCCGCGCAATTAGAAGGCTCAAAAGCCTTCACCAAAGATTTTCTTGCGCGTCACAAAATCCCTACTGCCGACTACCAAAACTTTATTGAAGTGGAGCCTGCCCTCGCTTACCTGCGCGAGAACGGTGCTCCGATTGTTATCAAAGCGGATGGCCTTGCGGCAGGTAAAGGTGTAATCGTTGCTGAAACATTACAACAAGCTGAAGACGCCGTGCGCGATATGCTCTCGGGCAACGCGTTTGGCGATGCCGGATGCCGCGTCGTTATTGAAGAGTTTTTAGCAGGCGAAGAAGCCAGTTTTATTGTGATGGTCGACGGCAAAAACGTATTGCCAATGGCCACCAGCCAGGACCATAAACGCGTTGGCGATGGCGACACTGGCCCCAACACCGGCGGCATGGGCGCCTACTCACCTGCCCCTGTTGTAACGCAATCCGTGCATGATCGTGTGATGAAAGAAATCATTTATCCAACCGTGAATGGTATGGCGGCCGAAGGCAATACCTACGTCGGCTTCCTCTACGCGGGCTTGATGATTGATGCTTCTGGCGCACCTAAAGTTATCGAATACAACTGCCGTTTTGGCGACCCGGAAACCCAGCCAATTATGCTGCGTTTGCAATCCGATTTGGTTGAACTGTGTTTGGCTGCACTCAAAGGCGATTTGGATAAAACCACCGCCGATTGGGATGCGCGCGCTTCGGTTGGTATTGTATTGGCTGCAGGCGGCTATCCGGATAGCTACAACAAAGGCGACGTAATTTCCGGTTTACCAACAACTGAAGTTGCCGGCGAAAAAGTTTTCCACGCGGGTACCGCACAAAAAGATGGCAACACAGTCACGAATGGCGGCCGCGTACTTTGCGCCACGGCATTGGGCAACAGTGTTTCGGATGCACAACAACGCGCCTACAAACTCGCTGAAAAAATCAGCTGGAATGGAATGTTTTATCGTAATGATATTGCGTACCGCGCTATCGCACGCGAGAAAAACTAA